In Aspergillus nidulans FGSC A4 chromosome IV, a single window of DNA contains:
- a CDS encoding Hsp70 family protein (transcript_id=CADANIAT00000059): MTFTPSDGILAYRPKIATPSEDDEDDVMVIGIDFGTTYSGVAWATVADFASDQINLITSWPGTGREEGKAPTELFYEDDQIFWGYEIPDDADPVRWFKLLLVKDEDLSEETRSSEFLLRGRKMLKETGKTAVGLIADYLRLLWAHILESVKKSRGEYVIDALRFHVVITVPAIWKGYARQGMEEAARQAGILSSRPAGETMLSFVPEPEAAALSTLCEPGRRTQPGDVYVICDAGGGTVDLISYEIASVSPIAMHEAVEGTGGLCGGIFIDEAFEHACKSRLGRRWDHLSKAGIKEILKGEWEHAIKPQFKPQSSKKEYIVSIPAEAFGKNSLDDMSREPFIKKGRIHFSGSHIQDAFTESFAGIDKLVDGQVYKARSQGLDVKGIILVGGLGASPYLYEHLKERHSSAGIIILQSGGMRPRTAICQGAVYKGFLDGGSDNSGTQQNGYGVAAPISVTSSISRTSIGIVYHAPFDPAKHLDEDKAWYPDEGEWRANNQLNWYLRRGDNVSTTDPVRYNFYRLYRKDPGPQFSVELYECEDHDPPTRLEKSVACLLWNPIYSHSGGYPSRTLVRATFTINSPSFEAYAVPAEA; the protein is encoded by the exons ATGACATTTACGCCTTCTGACGGGATTCTAGCCTATCGCCCTAAGATTGCGACCCCaagcgaagatgacgaagacgatgtcATGGTCATTGGAATCGACTTTGGCACAAC TTATTCTGGCGTCGCATGGGCAACGGTCGCAGATTTCGCTAGCGATCAAATCAATCTCATCACCAGTTGGCCGGGGACcggcagagaagagggcaaagCGCCAACTGAGTTATTTTACGAAGACGACCAGATTTTCTGGGGCTATGAGATTCCTGATGATGCAGATCCAGTCCGCTggttcaagctccttcttgtcaaagACGAGGACCTGAGTGAAGAGACTCGTTCGTCCGAGTTCCTTCTTCGTGGACGCAAGATGCTCAAGGAGACTGGCAAGACTGCAGTTGGCTTGATCGCCGATTATCTCCGCCTCTTGTGGGCGCATATCTTGGAGTCGGTGAAGAAGTCTCGTGGTGAGTATGTCATTGATGCGTTGCGGTTCCATGTCGTAATTACAGTGCCTGCCATCTGGAAGGGTTATGCAAGACAGGGAATGGAGGAAGCTGCTCGACAAGCTGGAATCTTGAGCAGTCGGCCCGCTGGGGAGACTATGCTTAGCTTTGTTCCCGAGCCGGAGGCTGCAGCATTATCTACGCTTTGTGAGCCTGGTCGTAGGACTCAGCCAGGTGATGTCTATGTTATCTGCGATGCGGGTGGTGGCACCGTT GACTTGATCAGTTACGAGATAGCCTCGGTCAGTCCCATCGCAATGCACGAAGCCGTCGAAGGAACTG GTGGTCTGTGTGGTGGTATCTTTATCGATGAAGCCTTCGAACACGCATGCAAATCACGACTCGGACGTCGCTGGGATCATCTCAGCAAGGCTGGTATTAAAGAGATCCTCAAGGGAGAATGGGAACACGCCATTAAGCCACAGTTTAAACCACAAAGCTCCAAAAAGGAGTATATTGTGAGTATACCAGCAGAAGCATTTGGGAAAAACAGCTTGGACGACATGAGTCGTGAGCCGTTCATCAAGAAGGGACGAATCCATTTCTCAGG CTCCCATATTCAAGATGCATTTACTGAGTCTTTTGCTGGAATCGACAAACTCGTCGACGGCCAAGTCTACAAAGCAAGGAGCCAAGGCCTCGACGTCAAG GGTATCATCCTCGTTGGCGGTCTCGGCGCCAGCCCGTACCTCTATGAACATCTCAAAGAGCGGCACTCTAGTGCGGGAATCATAATCCTACAGTCTGGTGGGATGCGCCCTCGGACTGCAATCTGTCAAGGCGCAGTATACAAAGGATTCCTCGATGGCGGCAGCGACAACAGCGGCACTCAGCAGAACGGCTATGGGGTGGCCGCGCCTATTAGTGTGACATCTTCCATTTCCAGGACCAGCATCGGCATCGTTTACCACGCCCCGTTCGACCCGGCCAAGCACCTCGACGAAGATAAAGCATGGTATCCGGACGAAGGCGAGTGGCGTGCAAACAACCAGTTGAACTGGTACCTGAGACGG GGTGATAACGTCTCAACAACCGACCCAGTCCGATACAATTTCTACCGGCTCTATCGCAAAGACCCAGGTCCTCAATTCAGCGTGGAATTGTACGAATGCGAGGATCACGACCCGCCCACGCGACTGGAAAAGAGCGTG GCCTGTCTTCTATGGAATCCTATTTACTCTCACTCTGGGGGATACCCCTCGAGAACCTTGGTCCGCGCCACGTTTACTATCAATTCCCCCTCTTTTGAGGCATATGCTGTTCCAGCTGAAGCATAA
- a CDS encoding DsbA family oxidoreductase (transcript_id=CADANIAT00000060), giving the protein MAVISIEIISDVICPWCFIGYRTLQKAIALYKKTYPGGSENEFVIEWKPYFIDQVAPETSVLINDRMARRMTRSQIEAAQKRLKRIGSTVGISFKFGGYIGSSRLAHRALHLALDKGGSQMQCTVADTLFQYQFELEKDVSQMHTVVEAAEKAGMDGDLVREYLEGDGGKEEIETAERKARKRGVKGVPCLCIGVGGRVGEQVVDGAGDMEEVFEALVRAQPRGSVKATLHHTPRVYPSSLGDYNLPSTTHVTRSLRSKSPV; this is encoded by the exons ATGGCCGTTATCTCAATAGAAATCATATCTGACGTTATCTGTCCTTGG TGCTTCATCGGCTATCGCACTCTTCAGAAGGCAATAGCTCTGTACAAAAAGACATACCCCGGCGGTTCAGAAAATGAGTTCGTCATTGAGTGGAAACCTTACTTTATTGATCAGGTTGCACCTGAGACAAGCGTTCTCATCAACG ACCGCATGGCCCGCCGCATGACGCGCTCCCAAATCGAAGCTGCGCAGAAGCGTCTCAAGCGCATCGGCAGCACCGTAGGCATCTCGTTCAAATTCGGTGGGTACATAGGCTCGTCACGACTTGCGCATCGGGCTCTCCACCTCGCTCTTGACAAGGGAGGGAGTCAGATGCAGTGCACGGTAGCGGATACTCTGTTCCAATACCAGTTCGAGCTCGAAAAGGACGTTAGTCAAATGCACACTGTCGTGGAAGCTGCAGAGAAGGCCGGAATGGACGGGGACCTTGTGAGGGAGTATTTGGAGGGggatggaggaaaagaggagatCGAGACGGCAGAGAGAAAAGCCAGAAAGAGAGGGGTCAAAGGGGTGCCGTGTTTGTGCATTGGAGTTGGGGGCAGAGTGGGAGAGCAGGTTGTTGACGGGGCTGGGGATATGGAGGAGGTTTTCGAGGCGTTGGTTAGGGCTCAGCCGAGAGGTTCTGT TAAGGCGACTCTGCACCACACCCCACGCGTCTACCCGTCAAGCCTTGGGGACTACAACTTACCTAGCACTACACACGTCACCCGTTCCTTGCGGAGTAAATCACCCGTATAG
- a CDS encoding uncharacterized protein (transcript_id=CADANIAT00000061) encodes MDSSSTISCGFSSESPSLSRSRSQSFSESLSSIGPDSNPGTKLQLVERIIEPLAYYSTRRFHPVHLMDTFKDSRYRVIRKLGYGSFSTVWLARDTKLGRYVALKVGQAEDQSSSAPIEETRIYQLLAKTKFPSHPGRDHYLPLLDQFRYTGPNGTHQALVYEPMSASVTEVKEALFPNGPFPFQMAKAILWQTLLGLDFLLANGVVHGDVQPRNLLFTLEDLKDVPEDQLVQDKDKSITLCVDTELKGGVKGPEYLVPAHSLMQYLNISKPFTVKVSDLGGSFLTSHPPSAPSPPLHLRGPETLFQRCISANQDMWSFGCLIFEFITGFALFDLSDHPVTGITDDMHFIDMYNILGFPKDEALRNQHWPNWRRFFRSNGEPIDHFIRRRDRDFDITGRPTSHTLEELLEEAVGEGLSPEEINITKQLLRGLLEFEVEKRFTTKDVLRHQWFVEQRRDICI; translated from the exons ATGGATAGTAGCTCAACAATATCGTGTGGCTTTTCCAGCGAAAGTCCCAGTCTCAGTCGTAGTCGCAGCCAATCCTTCAGCGAGTCACTTTCCAGTATCGGTCCTGATTCCAACCCCGGTACCAAGCTCCAACTTGTTGAAAGGATAATCGAGCCGCTGGCTTATTACTCAACGCGCCGCTTTCATCCTGTGCATTTGATGGACACTTTCAAGGATAGCCGGTATAGGGTTATCCGAAAACTGGGCTACGGGTCCTTCTCGACGGTGTGGTTGGCGAGAGACACGAA ACTTGGCCGCTATGTTGCATTAAAAGTCGGTCAAGCTGAGGATCAAAGCTCGAGTGCACCAATTGAGGAGACTCGAATATATCAGCTGTTGGCGAAGACCAAGTTTCCATCACATCCTGGCCGTGACCACTATCTTCCCTTGCTGGATCAATTTCGGTACACTGGTCCAAATGGTACGCATCAAGCTCTTGTTTATGAGCCTATGAGCGCCAGCGTCACCGAGGTGAAGGAGGCTCTGTTCCCTAACGGTCCGTTTCCGTTTCAGATGGCCAAGGCCATCCTCTGGCAGACGCTCTTAGGGCTAGATTTCCTGCTAGCCAATGGTGTCGTCCATGGCGATGTACAACCAAGGAACCTGCTGTTTACCCTAGAAGACCTTAAGGACGTACCAGAGGATCAGCTGGTGCAGGATAAGGACAAATCCATTACTCTCTGCGTCGACACTGAGCTGAAGGGGGGTGTGAAGGGGCCGGAGTACCTTGTTCCAGCGCACTCGTTGATGCAGTACCTCAATATTTCAAAGCCATTTACCGTCAAAGTGTCTGATCTAGGCGGCT CCTTCCTCACTTCCCACCCGCCCTCAGCACCGTCGCCGCCCCTTCACCTCCGTGGTCCAGAGACGCTCTTTCAACGTTGTATCTCTGCTAATCAGGATATGTGGAGCTTTGGGTGCCTTATTTTTGAGTTCATCACCGGGTTCGCGTTGTTCGACCTTAGCGATCACCCTGTGACGGGTATAACGGACGACATGCACTTTATCGACATGTACAACATCCTCGGGTTTCCAAAAGATGAGGCATTGCGGAACCAACACTGGCCAAACTGGCGGAGATTTTTCAGATCTAATGGCGAGCCAATCGACCATTTTATTCGGAGACGAGACCGTGACTTTGATATAACCGGAAGGCCGACCTCGCATACATTGGAAGAACTGCTCGAAGAAGCGGTTGGAGAGGGGCTCTCGCCAGAGGAAATTAACATAACGAAGCAGTTGTTAAGAGGCCTGCTCGAGTTTGAAGTCGAAAAGAGGTTCACGACGAAGGATGTGCTAAGGCATCAATGGTTTGTGGAGCAGAGGAGGGATATCTGTATTTAG
- a CDS encoding GMC family oxidoreductase (transcript_id=CADANIAT00000062), whose translation MLCSFLPIVLLLALRALCKTYDYIIVGGGTSGIPLAVRLAQSHSVAIVEAGTYYEISYPFAKTPGADVLPVGSDPDTSCKADWGFVTTPQKGANGRRVHFARGKCLGGSPTKEALDTWAEAVDDLSYAFDNIFPYYQRSVAFTPPDHVQRLANATALYNSSAFDPAGGPLQVSFADFVQPFSTWVARGMKAIGLHQTSAFNSGELNGYHYCTSTIRPQDQSRSTSESSFLPGLSTLNPNIYQKTMAKRILFDENKNAIGVEVNSFGISKTLMASREVIVSAGVFQSPQLLMVSGIGPREHLEQHNITVVSELPGVGQGMLDHPFFGPSYRVGVETLTRLANDPKSQVKEYIRWLTKHEGVLTSPVAEFLAWERIPDSLRAGFSEDTRRNLSLFADGWPEVEYMSGAGFLGNISNFYSIQPDDGYEYASILGVLIATTSRGTVTLASNDTSDPPIINPNWLDTESDQQLAVAAFKRIRQAFASEEMRPVVIGEEYYPGPQVQSDEEILDWIRNNMMTLWHPSCTCKMGRADDRMAVVDSQARVFGVNRLRVVDASAFPFLPPGHPQSTCYMLAEKIAEDILEQSGKTEETVRMDLRR comes from the exons ATGTTATGCTCATTTTTACCTATCGTTCTCTTACTGGCGTTGAGGGCTCTGTGCAAGACGTACGACTACATcatcgttggcggcggcacGTCCGGTATACCACTCGCGGTCCGTCTGGCGCAATCGCATTCTGTCGCAATTGTCGAGGCCGGCACATACTACGAGATCAGCTATCCGTTTGCAAAGACACCTGGCGCCGATGTCCTGCCAGTCGGATCAGACCCTGATACCAGTTGCAAGGCCGACTGGGGTTTCGTCACCACGCCTCAGAAAGGGGCCAATGGGAGGCGCGTACACTTTGCCCGCGGGAAGTGTCTCGGGGGATC ACCGACCAAAGAGGCGCTAGATACGTGGGCCGAGGCCGTTGATGACCTCAGTTACGCTTTCGACAATATCTTCCCATACTACCAACGTAGCGTGGCCTTTACTCCACCGGATCATGTCCAGAGGCTGGCGAATGCGACGGCGCTGTACAACAGCAGCGCGTTTGACCCTGCCGGTGGGCCACTTCAAGTCTCCTTTGCGGACTTTGTGCAGCCGTTCTCTACGTGGGTCGCCCGCGGCATGAAGGCCATTGGCCTGCATCAGACATCGGCCTTTAACAGCGGCGAATTGAATGGCTACCATTATTGCACGTCGACGATCCGGCCGCAAGACCAGTCTCGCAGTACCTCCGAATCCTCTTTCCTGCCAGGGCTTTCGACTTTGAACCCTAACATCTATCAGAAGACGATGGCGAAACGGATACTGTTCGACGAAAACAAGAATGCAATCGGCGTAGAAGTCAACAGCTTTGGTATATCAAAGACTCTGATGGCTTCCAGAGAGGTTATTGTTAGCGCCGGGGTCTTCCAGTCCCCTCAGCTGCTGATGGTCTCGGGCATTGGGCCAAGAGAGCATCTGGAACAACATAACATTACCGTTGTGTCGGAACTGCCTGGCGTTGGCCAGGGTATGCTTGACCACCCCTTCTTCGGCCCGAGCTATCGTGTCGGTGTTGAGACATTGACCAGGCTAGCAAACGATCCAAAATCCCAGGTTAAGGAATATATACGCTGGCTCACGAAGCACGAGGGAGTCTTGACGAGCCCGGTAGCCGAGTTCCTGGCATGGGAGCGGATTCCAGACAGCCTGAGGGCAGGCTTTTCTGAAGACACACGGCGGAATCTCTCACTGTTTGCAGACGGCTGGCCAGAGGTTGAG TACATGTCAGGAGCAGGGTTCCTTGGGAATATCTCCAATTTCTACAGTATCCAACCGGACGATGGGTATGAATATGCGTCCATTCTTGGTGTACTCATAGCAACAACGTCTCGAGGTACTGTTACTTTGGCGTCCAATGACACATCCGACCCGCCGATAATAAACCCGAACTGGCTAGATACCGAGTCGGATCAGCAATTGGCAGTAGCGGCATTCAAAAGAATCAGACAGGCCTTTGCGAGTGAGGAGATGCGCCCAGTTGTCATCGGCGAGGAATACTATCCAGGACCGCAAGTCCAgtcggatgaggagattctggattGGATTCGGAACAATATGATGACTCTCTGGCATCCTTCGTGCACGTGCAAGATGGGCAGGGCGGATGACAGGATGGCGGTCGTGGACAGCCAAGCTCGAGTGTTTGGGGTGAATCGCTTACGGGTGGTGGATGCCAGTGCGTTTCCATTTCTGCCTCCAGGTCATCCTCAGTCTACATGCT ACAtgctggcggagaagatcgCCGAGGATATACTGGAGCAAAGCGGCAAGACAGAGGAAACGGTGAGGATGGATCTGCGACGGTGA
- a CDS encoding uncharacterized protein (transcript_id=CADANIAT00000063) codes for MYPIQACSRTQSGTVTFTSSTTKLSTHARTLRCLTRLNQLLAPFPAVPTTACEANETLGIKIKRVGFINANGNITDQMDADVELAFEPAAFRPLKRSGFRMHHCCEHDRIDLDSMGLAHLRVKDEGKTKFGGDSGLKIRSFVKSSNQHQYEQRTHYNNYKTPATPRLQPVLDASCSSSNTPSDISTVDLNAHKHGSGTETVTETEKGTSRYENGSQCQSQSQSQEQGNCMVQSYTTDDPDGHGVYVGVREVEEGNGSYETQHRRQLAHLNNYQPKTSLFTPPLCSCTTKSSTMTTSETNASYYRNADMSTLNQDRLSGVELFLNEELPNSSKDHDAWITGTETPAAIKIMTTAPLFLPTVPPIFRPNPGQILLRNASRLCQQIEGAVESDSTRSSLSIGNLGYFEESGYYQYPWKVQDVYVDYVDFRSGNTRANPIATVLVGAGGTDDSICIAELKAAVGVLLWWYEHSNEVESAGEGETAVLILSYIGSGHGRILQAHHDGWTMVVQHSSLMTFDMGDYFAESAFVRYTAGRPVAV; via the exons ATGTACCCTATTCAAGCCTGTTCTCGAACACAATCGGGAACTGTCACCTTCACCTCTAGTACCACCAAACTAAGCACTCATGCCCGCACCCTCCGCTGCCTAACGCGGCTTAACCAGCTCCTAGCACCCTTCCCAGCAGTACCGACCACCGCATGTGAGGCCAACGAGACTCTGGGCATAAAAATCAAAAGAGTTGGTTTCATCAATGCTAACGGTAATATCACTGACCAGATGGATGCTGACGTGGAACTCGCTTTTGAACCGGCTGCTTTCAGGCCTTTGAAGAGGAGCGGTTTCAGAATGCATCACTGTTGCGAGCATGACAGAATCGATCTAGACAGCATGGGCTTGGCGCATCTCAGGGTCAAAGACGAAGGTAAGACTAAATTTGGCGGCGACAGCGGATTGAAAATCCGGTCGTTCGTGAAGTCCAGTAACCAGCATCAGTACGAACAGCGTACTCATTACAACAACTACAAAACGCCTGCAACACCCCGCCTACAACCAGTCTTAGATGCcagctgctcttcctcgAACACGCCGAGTGACATCTCGACTGTGGATCTGAATGCCCATAAGCATGGCAGTGGCACTGAAACTGTGaccgagactgagaagggAACATCCAGGTATGAGAACGGGTCTCAGTgtcagagccagagccagagccaggagcAGGGCAACTGTATGGTGCAGTCATATACCACTGATGACCCCGACGGGCATGGTGTCTACGTTGGAGTTCGCGAAGTTGAGGAGGGTAATGGAAGCTACGAGACTCAACACAGACGCCAACTAGCCCATCTCAATAACTACCAACCCAAGACGAGCCTCTTTACCCCGCCCTTATGCTCATGCACGACTAAGTCTTCGACCATGACCACCTCAGAAACAAACGCAAGCTACTACCGTAACGCCGATATGTCAACACTGAACCAAGACCGACTCTCCGGCGTGGAACTGTTTCTAAACGAAGAGCTTCCCAATTCCTCGAAAGACCATGACGCCTGGATAACGGGGACTGAAACGCCAGCAGCCATCAAGATAATGACCACTGcccctcttttcctcccaaCTGTACCTCCTATATTCCGGCCAAACCCAGGACAGATTCTATTACGCAACGCTTCGAGACTCTGTCAACAGATCGAGGGCGCTGTTGAATCTGACTCTACCCGTTCTTCATTGTCGATTGGCAATTTAGGCTACTTTGAAGAATCGGGGTATTACCAGTACCCGTGGAAAGTGCAGGATGTGTATGTGGATTATGTTGATTTTCGGAGTGGGAACACTCGAGCGAATCCTATTGCCACTGTACTTGTTGGGGCTGGGGGCACAGATGATTCGATATGTATTGCTGAGTTGAAGGCCGCAGTAGGAGTTTTGCTGTGGTGGTACGAGCATAGCAATGAGGTCGAAAGTGCAGGCGAGGGTGAAACTGCT GTTCTTATTCTGTCCTATATCGGCTCGGGACACGGTCGGATCCTGCAAGCCCATCACGATGGGTGGACTATGGTCGTGCAGCATTCGTCGTTAATGACGTTCGATATGGGAGACTACTTTGCCGAGTCGGCTTTCGTCCGCTATACTGCTGGACGTCCTGTTGCTGTCTAG
- a CDS encoding nitrilase (transcript_id=CADANIAT00000064), with protein sequence MSKLKVAISQSHTRQTLADTLIALKHTALAAAARGADILLFPEAYLGGYPRTATFGTRFGFREAHGREQFLHYFNGAVDLGDTPAGAGDDWVDKKLPVAKGKQYRGDGTRETLEQIANETGLLIIVGVIERAGGSLYCSALYVDPQRGVLGKRRKVMPTGSERLVWAQGSPSTLKAVTTEIKGVKLTLAAAICWENYMPLLRQSLYSQNVNLYLAPTVDSRETWLPLMRTIALEGRTVVLSASQSGRHKELPSWVTQAPEGEKIDADPEEWTSGGGSCIVGPLGEILAGPIWNVNDDSDPDTALQIVEVDFDDCVRGRLDLDVAGSYSRNDSFTLKVEGLDLSPPAL encoded by the exons atgtcgaAACTCAAGGTCGCCATCTCTCAGTCGCACACGCGGCAGACTCTAGCAGATACCCTTATTGCGCTCAAGCACACTGCTTTGGCTGCGGCCGCTCGGGGTGCCGacatccttctcttccccgAGGCTTACCTTGGAGGTTATCCCCGCACTGCCACTTTCGGTACACGCTTTGGCTTCCGCGAAGCCCATGGCCGTGAACAGTTCCTGCATTACTTCAATGGAGCCGTCGATCTGGGAGACACTCCAGCTGGAGCCGGGGATGATTGGGTGGACAAGAAACTGCCCGTGGCCAAAGGGAAACAGTACCGCGGCGACGGGACGCGAGAGACTCTGGAGCAGATCGCTAATGAAACTGGGCTTCTGATAATTGTGGGAGTCATTGAGCGAGCAGGTGGCAGTCTGTATTGTTCAGCATTGTATGTCGATCCCCAACGGGGCGtcctggggaagaggaggaaggtcaTGCCG ACCGGCTCCGAACGCCTCGTTTGGGCTCAAGGGTCGCCTTCCACACTCAAGGCCGTCACGACAGAAATTAAAGGCGTGAAATTGACGTTGGCTGCTGCGATCTGCTGGGAGAACTACAtgcctctgcttcgtcaaAGTCTGTACTCTCAGAATGTTAACCTCTACCTGGCTCCGACTGTCGACAGCCGCGAGACTTGGCTTCCTCTTATGCGAACAATTGCCCTAGAAGGCAGAACCGTTGTTCTATCTGCCAGTCAAAGCGGTCGTCACAAAGAACTCCCTAGCTGGGTCACCCAAGCGCCGGAAGGGGAGAAGATAGACGCAG ATCCAGAAGAATGGACTAGTGGGGGCGGCTCTTGTATCGTTGGGCCTCTGGGGGAGATTCTTGCTGGGCCCATCTGGAACGTAAACGATGATAGCGATCCCGATACCGCCCTGCAAATTGTTGAAGTCGACTTTGATGATTGTGTTCGCGGTAGACTAGACCTTGATGTGGCTGGGAGCTACTCCCGGAACGATTCATTCACTCTCAAGGTCGAGGGCTTGGATCTGAGTCCACCTGCTCTATAA
- a CDS encoding uncharacterized protein (transcript_id=CADANIAT00000065), producing the protein MKSVFSLTALQLLASYVAAHPVKGTVLSTFTDRSFPWHIGVPKPSSSDSHSKRDVTLPSTWDPPSDLVTPLQEVWDHEVETYSDALGFQNYGFDQVIAAGGKINYCVRWDSSQSVTAEQRSQIAQAASRSYNKWIAGLAGFDGWPYDTVEVNVVGWAVTKESLLEGDTSGIDIYTDTDADGIPQCAEACGRFFHQDGDYSGCAAGEDRHYDNSLWLTDGFEGGTGGDWGQRVGTDYFLQNLETENIHIYLHEIGHTFALDDFYDWTPTGVASFIMLSGSATEITEFDYWMLRDWWRNLKDRYDLSSVSSSDSTSSSRSAATSSTPVYVPTTTAAATSAPAGYVSLPTEVAAVEPSTSTSAVPTAPTIPVATITGAGSESGNENPWSGSGWEQPSQGHPWWAGNSWWRQRAESRS; encoded by the exons ATGAAATCCGTTTTTTCTCTTACCGcgctccagctgctggcCAGCTATGTTGCCGCGCACCCTGTCAAGGGCACCGTGCTCTCTACCTTCACTGACCGCAGCTTTCCCTGGCATATAGGCGTGCCCAAGCCCAGTTCATCTGATTCTCATAGCAAGCGCGATGTCACCCTTCCCAGTACCTGGGATCCTCCTTCTGACCTTGTCACTCCTTTGCAAGAG GTCTGGGACCACGAAGTCGAGACATATAGCGATGCACTCGGCTTCCAAAACTATGGCTTCGACCAAGTCATCGCCGCTGGAGGCAAGATCAACTACTGTGTCCGCTGGGATTCCTCTCAATCCGTCACTGCCGAGCAGCGTTCGCAGATCGCCCAGGCCGCCAGCCGCTCCTATAACAAGTGGATTGCTGGACTTGCCGGATTCGATGGTTGGCCTTATGACACTGTCGAGGTCAACGTTGTCGGCTGGGCTGTGACGAAAGAGTCCCTGCTCGAGGGAGACACCTCCGGCATTGATATTTACACCGACACCGATGCTGATGGCATTCCACAGTGTGCTGAAGCTTGTGGAAGGTTTTTCCACCAGGACGGCGATTACAGCGGTTGCGCCGCTGGGGAGGATCGTCATTATG ACAACAGCCTCTGGCTCACCGATGGCTTCGAGGGCGGCACCGGCGGTGACTGGGGTCAGCGGGTTGGTACCGACTACTTCCTCCAGAACCTAGAGACGGAGAACATTCACATCTACCTGCATGAAATTGGCCATACTTTCGCTTTGGATG ACTTTTACGACTGGACCCCTACCGGTGTCGCAAGCTTCATCATGCTCTCCGGCAGCGCCACCGAAATCACTGAGTTCGACTACTGGATGCTCCGCGACTGGTGGCGAAACCTCAAGGACCGCTATGACCTGTCTAGCGTCAGCTCTTCTGACAGCACCTCTAGCTCCCGGTCAGCTGCCACGTCTTCTACCCCTGTTTACGTCCCAACCacaacggcggcggcaacaTCTGCACCCGCTGGATACGTCTCCCTCCCCACTGAGGTTGCAGCTGTGGAACCTTCTACTTCTACGTCTGCCGTTCCGACGGCCCCCACGATTCCTGTTGCGACTATTACCGGTGCTGGATCTGAGTCTGGGAACGAAAACCCTTGGAGTGGAAGCGGCTGGGAGCAGCCCTCTCAAGGACACCCTTGGTGGGCTGGGAACTCGTGGTGGAGGCAGAGAGCTGAATCTCGCTCTTAG
- a CDS encoding glutathione S-transferase family protein (transcript_id=CADANIAT00000066), giving the protein MRQASQLLKKLTRKQADPCLYTYPFSVQSLVVHFAIVLALRAKHRPSRELTQLGYRLVNVDRNENLREWYLKVNPYGRVPTLTYSGLPSPLTDALSIVYWICDQCPSLLPKAHQTEICRLLSQLHEALDRYGAANPTVDDLLTNHDITPSHRQALEYKRDCQRKQRELVSMNLSDGQSMTAQSIAFLNEIVELREKYSKGGTWIFGDKVGPTVLDAHVVPFVTRLDDIHLDDLVPDQLRKYAQKIRRLPLGKEAMGQRPTVWDASLGPIDEIRL; this is encoded by the exons ATGAGGCAAGCGTCGCAATTATTGAAGAAATTAACCCGGAAACAAGCCGACCCGTGCCTGTACACCTATCCCTTCTCAGTGCAGTCGCTGGTCGTCCACTTTGCGATTGTCCTTGCGCTGCGGGCGAAGCACCGACCAAGCCGCGAGCTAACGCAGCTGGGCTATCGTCTAGTGAACGTGGACAGGAACGAGAACCTGCGGGAGTGGTATCTCAAAGTAAATCCATATGGCCGA GTGCCCACTCTCACGTATAGTGGGCTCCCGTCACCGCTGACGGACGCGCTGTCAATCGTCTACTGGATTTGCGATCAATGTCCAAGTCTACTTCCCAAGGCACATCAGACGGAAATTTGTCGACTACTCTCGCAATTGCATGAAGCCCTGGATCGCTACGGCGCGGCCAACCCGACCGTGGATGACCTTTTGACCAACCATGACATCACTCCCTCCCACCGCCAGGCCCTGGAGTACAAGCGCGACTG CCAGAGGAAACAGAGGGAGTTGGTATCGATGAATTTATCGGACGGCCAAAGTATGACGGCACAGTCTATCGCCTTCCTCAATGAAATCGTCGAGTTGCGGGAGAAGTACAGCAAAGGCGGAACCTGGATCTTTGGGGATAAAGTTGGCCCGACGGTGCTCGATGCTCATGTGGTTCCCTTCGTTACACGACTGGACGACATCCATCTGGATGACCTAGTCCCTGACCAGCTGCGCAAGTACGCACAGAAAATCAGAAGGCTGCCACTGGGGAAGGAGGCGATGGGGCAGCGGCCAACGGTCTGGGACGCTTCACTGGGGCCGATAGACGAGATTCGACTATGA